In Myxocyprinus asiaticus isolate MX2 ecotype Aquarium Trade chromosome 16, UBuf_Myxa_2, whole genome shotgun sequence, a single window of DNA contains:
- the LOC127454507 gene encoding focal adhesion kinase 1-like isoform X10 — MEMRRQVPVSWDSGGSDEAPPKPSRPGYPSPRSSEGFYPSPQQMGQHNHYQMAGNSGPHGLLSVPGGMYPPQAAGTGLDPYDSWNHRRAPQDHMWNPNMELMEEQLLLQQQQQMEDDQRWLEQEERLLKPDGRSSRGSTDREDGSLQGPTGNIYQPIGKAEHAAPPKKPPRPGAPSHPTGVSGLNPTDSYNEGVKIQPQEINPPPTANLDRSNDKVYENVTGLVKAVIEMSSKIQPAPPEEYVPMVKEVGLALRTLLATVDETIPLLPAHTHREIEMAQKLLNSDLAELINKMKLAQQYVMTSLQQDYKKQMLTAAHALAVDAKNLLDVIDQARLKMLGQTRLH, encoded by the exons ATGGAGATGAGGAGACAGGTCCCTGTGTCCTGGGACTCCGGAGGCTCGGATGAGGCACCACCTAAA CCCAGCCGACCTGGTTATCCAAGTCCTCGTTCCAGCGAAGGATTTTACCCCAGTCCTCAGCAAATGGGCCAGCACAATCATTATCAG ATGGCAGGGAACTCAGGACCACACGGCTTGCTTTCTGTGCCTGGCGGGATGTACCCTCCTCAGGCAGCAGGGACGGGACTTGATCCCTACGACAGCTGGAACCATCGTAGAGCTCCTCAGGATCACATGTGGAACCCCAACATGGAG CTGATGGAAGAGCAGTTGTTactccagcagcagcagcagatggAGGATGATCAGCGCTGGTTGGAGCAGGAGGAGAGACTACTG AAGCCTGATGGCAGAAGTTCCAGAGGCAGCACTGACCGTGAAGATGGAAGTCTTCAGGGACCA ACTGGAAACATCTATCAACCTATAGGAAAAGCAG AGCATGCAGCACCTCCTAAAAAGCCACCTCGGCCTGGAGCTCCCAGCCACCCCACAGGAGTGTCTGGTCTTAACCCAACAGATAGCTACAATGAAGGCGTGAAG aTTCAGCCTCAGGAGATCAACCCTCCCCCAACAGCTAACTTGGATCGGTCCAATGATAAAGTCTATGAAAATGTGACAGGGCTGGTGAAGGCTGTGATTGAGATGTCCAGTAAAATCCAGCCAGCTCCTCCAGAGGAATATGTGCCCATGGTGAAG GAAGTGGGATTAGCACTGAGAACACTGCTGGCAACTGTGGATGAGACCATACCCTTACTTccagctcacacacacagagag ATCGAAATGGCTCAGAAGCTTCTAAATTCTGACTTGGCCGAGCTGATAAATAAAATGAAGTTAGCTCAGCAGTATGTCATGACCAGCCTGCAACAGGACTATAAGAAACAGATGCTAACAGCTGCACATGCTCTTGCCGTGGATGCCAAGAACCTGCTGGACGTGATCGACCAGGCCAGGCTGAAGATGTTGGGCCAGACACGGCTGCATTAG